The genome window ACTGCTCAAAATCATCCATTTGAAAAACGGCTACTTAAACAATCACCTTTTTCACTCCTTTAACTCGTATATCAAAATCCATACCGCCTGAAAACGCGACCATGCGATCAGTCCCATCCAGACATATTATGAAAACGTGCTCCTTACGCTTACGTTCCGGTATTATTGGAAGTTTAACAACACTTCTACTGCTGATAACTCATGGAACCCATGCTTTGGTTTTCGAGATCGGCGAATTAACCGCTCAACTTGATACCACGCTATCCATTGGAGGTTCTTACCGAACTTCAAATCCAAGCCCGGATCTTATTGGCCTGCCAAATGGTGGAAACCAATTTTCAATCAATCTCGACGATGGAAACCTCAATTACGAAAAAGGTTGGATTTCAAAAGCAGTCAAGATGACCAACGACTTGGAAATCTCTGGCGAAAACATGGGAGTATTTACCCGTCTGACCAGTTTCTATGATTGGGAGAACGAAGACGGCACTCGAGCCTTTCGTCCTTTGAGCGATGCCGCCCTTAATCAAGTTGGAAGCGATTCCGAGATTCTGGACGCCTTTTTCTATATAAATTTGGACGCAGGAGACATGCCCCTCGATCTCCGTTTTGGTAGCCAGGTTCTCAGTTGGGGTGAAAGTATTTTTATTCAAAACGGCATTAATTCCATTAATCCCGTTGATGTGAGTAAGTTACGCATACCTGGTGCTGAGCTAAAAGAAGCTCTAAAACCAGTGCCCATGGCCAGCTTCAGTATTGGCCTAACAGAAAATATTACTCTTGAAGGCTTCTATCAGTTCCGCTGGCAACAAACTATCATTGATCCAAGGGGCTCTTATTTCAGTACTAATGATGTAGTTAGCCGCGGGTCCGACAGACTTTATCTTGGATTCGGAGCAATTCCGGAAGGTGCGCCTTTTGGGTTCGTCCCAAGAGCTGCCGACATTGAAGCATCCGACGATGGTCAATACGGTTTGGCGATGCGCGTTCTTGTTCCCCAATTGAACAATACAGAGTTTGGATTTTATTTAATAAACAATCATAGTCGCGTACCATTAGTGAGCGCCATCACTCCTACCGAATTTATTAACCCCGATCTTTCAGGCCCGCTAACCACGGTGTTCGTGTTAGCAGGAATGCCACCAGAAGTAGCTTCAGCGCAAGCAGCTGGATTGTGGGGACTGGCTACAGCCGTCCAAACATACGGACCTGGTGCCGTTACACCAGAACAACTCGCCATCCTGACCTCGCCAGACAGTCAAGGCGCCTTGGAAGCAGCCGGACAATTCGCATTTTTCAATGCGGCAGCCACGGCACGCTACCAGGTTGAATATCCAGAGGATATCAACCTTTATGGCGTCAGCTTTAATACCGATATCGGAACCACCGGTTGGACGCTTCAAGGAGAACTGTCCTATCGCCAAAACCAACCCCTGGCCCTGGACGACGTGGAAACTATCTACGCCGCTCTATCAGCCATCAACCCGGCTTTCGCACCCATCAACAGCTTCGGAAATTATTTCGGTCATTTGGGTGAACGAATCCAAGGCTATCGCAACAAGGATGTGTATCAGTTTCAGCTTTCTACGATTCGTGCATTCGGTCCAACCCTTGGTTGAACGAACCCAGGGTTCAAATCCCCCAAGATAGCCTGGTGGAGTCGTAGACCAAAAAAACCTGCAACATGATATTGGTCGCAGAGGCCGGTTACACAAGCGTTCCCGGTTTAAGCGACACCACTATCCCGTTCGAAGGACCAGGAACAATTACTTCGTCAAATCCTCTCGCTACGACGTTTGGCATTCAACCGGTAACAGAACCTGCATCCAATTTTGCAACATCATCTTCATGGGGATACCGAACCGTTCTTCAACTTGACTACAGCGATGTGTGGAATGGCATCAATGTATCTCCTAGCTTTCAATTTGCCCATGATGTAAATGGAATCACCCCCAACCCGATTCTAAATTTCCGTGAAGGACGCAAATCCATGACACTCGGATTGAGGTTCGACTACCAAAGCAAATGGTCATCTGATTTGCAATTCACTCAATTTTGGGGTGCCGATACTCATAACGATTTGAGCGATAGAGATTTTCTATCTGCCACGGTCAAATACTCCTTCTAAACTTCCTACCTAGAAATATAATGAAGACTGTATCAAAAATTCTGATTCTCCTAACAGCAGCCGCTACCCTCGGTAGTCCTTCGTCGTTCGGAAAGGTTTCACAAACCGAGGCTAACAAATTAGGCAAGGAGCTTACACCCTTAGGTGCTGAACAGGCAGGAAATGCAGACTTATCCATCCCGGCATGGGAAGGCGGAATAACTGAAGCACCGGCTGGCTACTCTCCCGGGATGCATCACCCTGATCCTTTTTCTGGCGATCGCCCTCTTTATACGATTACGGCAAACAATATGAACCAATACTCGGGAAAGCTGACAGAGGGTCATAAAGCCCTGCTCAATGCTTACCCAGAGACGTATAAGCTTCCAGTTTTCCAGTCGCGCAGATCTGCCTCCAATCCAAAGTCGATTTATGATAACTCCATCAAGAATGCAACCAAGGGTGAATTAATTCAGGACGGAAACGGAATAAAAGGCACAGCCATTGGGGTTCCGTTTCCTATTCCTCAAAACGGCCTCGAGGTGGTATGGAATCATTTGACGCGTTATCGCGGAAAGTCTGCTGCCAGATATACGGCACAGGTCTCCCCTACTCGCTCAGGAAGCTATACATTGGTTAACATTGATGACCAGTTTCTATTCAACTACAATACTCCGGGCCAAACGGAAGATAACCTGGAAAACGTGCTGATCTATTACAAACAGAAGGTTGTGGCACCCGCTCGGTTGGCAGGTTCTCTTCTGGTAGTTCACGAAACCATCGACCAGGTTAAGGAACCTCGAAGAACGTGGACCTATAATGTCGGGCAACGGCGGGTACGTCGCGCTCCCAATGTAGCTTACGATAATCCGGGAACAGCCTCTGACGGATTACGTACCAGCGACCAACT of Verrucomicrobiota bacterium contains these proteins:
- a CDS encoding DUF1302 domain-containing protein — protein: MKTCSLRLRSGIIGSLTTLLLLITHGTHALVFEIGELTAQLDTTLSIGGSYRTSNPSPDLIGLPNGGNQFSINLDDGNLNYEKGWISKAVKMTNDLEISGENMGVFTRLTSFYDWENEDGTRAFRPLSDAALNQVGSDSEILDAFFYINLDAGDMPLDLRFGSQVLSWGESIFIQNGINSINPVDVSKLRIPGAELKEALKPVPMASFSIGLTENITLEGFYQFRWQQTIIDPRGSYFSTNDVVSRGSDRLYLGFGAIPEGAPFGFVPRAADIEASDDGQYGLAMRVLVPQLNNTEFGFYLINNHSRVPLVSAITPTEFINPDLSGPLTTVFVLAGMPPEVASAQAAGLWGLATAVQTYGPGAVTPEQLAILTSPDSQGALEAAGQFAFFNAAATARYQVEYPEDINLYGVSFNTDIGTTGWTLQGELSYRQNQPLALDDVETIYAALSAINPAFAPINSFGNYFGHLGERIQGYRNKDVYQFQLSTIRAFGPTLG
- a CDS encoding DUF1302 family protein; protein product: MILVAEAGYTSVPGLSDTTIPFEGPGTITSSNPLATTFGIQPVTEPASNFATSSSWGYRTVLQLDYSDVWNGINVSPSFQFAHDVNGITPNPILNFREGRKSMTLGLRFDYQSKWSSDLQFTQFWGADTHNDLSDRDFLSATVKYSF
- a CDS encoding DUF1329 domain-containing protein is translated as MKTVSKILILLTAAATLGSPSSFGKVSQTEANKLGKELTPLGAEQAGNADLSIPAWEGGITEAPAGYSPGMHHPDPFSGDRPLYTITANNMNQYSGKLTEGHKALLNAYPETYKLPVFQSRRSASNPKSIYDNSIKNATKGELIQDGNGIKGTAIGVPFPIPQNGLEVVWNHLTRYRGKSAARYTAQVSPTRSGSYTLVNIDDQFLFNYNTPGQTEDNLENVLIYYKQKVVAPARLAGSLLVVHETIDQVKEPRRTWTYNVGQRRVRRAPNVAYDNPGTASDGLRTSDQLDMYNGAPDRYDWKLVGKAEYIIPYNSYTLHSDNIKIKDIISPRHINQDLARYELHRCWVVEATLKEGTRHIYSKRTFYIDEDSWQIMVADQYDGRGELWRVSEGHSINYYDELTFWTTLELHMDLFSGRYNAGGLDNEMKMYDFAAEISQSDFSAQSLRREGLR